The Mytilus trossulus isolate FHL-02 unplaced genomic scaffold, PNRI_Mtr1.1.1.hap1 h1tg000024l__unscaffolded, whole genome shotgun sequence genome contains the following window.
ccatttgtttgaagtgttttgagtttttgattttgccatttagtTATCTACTTTCCGTTTAGGGTTTTTCTCAGTGAGTGAGTTCCGTGTTGTTTGgggtttttttctcacttttaaTGCCTAATAAAGTACTCTGCTTTGAAAAACCTCAAAAAGCAATATACCATCTAtcagtaaattacagaaattaaGGTTTGACAATCCTAAATATCTAGAAAAACTTTATCtatcaataaaaatcaaaaagtaaaaaattgttTCTCAATAaaatacagacaaaaaaaaatgagattattttatttggtttttggaCCCAGGCGATTTTCCTTGAATATTGATCACAAAGGGATAGTTGAGGTTAAAAACTCAAGAATCATAAAAAGGTCTTTCAGTTCATTGTCAGATACATTAAGGTAATGAATGAATGGTCTTAGGTTCAATAAAATTAAACCTACCTGGATATGTAAGAACAATTgcattcaaacaacaaaattcTGTTAAGTCAATATCTATTTCTTTTAAACGAGATGCAAATTCTGTTGTGGCATTCACCAATTCCTTGCCAAAACCAACACCCTGGGCTAATTCTGTAGGAACTATCAAACCCTCTGCAAACTTTATACAGTTTGACGTCTCCATTGACCTATAAATGGATAAATTCATaaagttaaggtggtacctaacacttcagggagataactacgttgtgttgtaaaaggaatattaagcttctcaatgatcaaaattggtgtttgtcaaactggtATATGGCCTCAGATCACAATTAATTCCCTTTGTTCATGGTCTAGGAATATAGTTCCCAATTATTATATAGGGTATTTATTCCCAAGTAatctgtctactgttttctttgaaatgtttactatttaagtgGTCCTATcagttgcatatatattgaaataagtaaaacatgttgaaaaaaattattgttgaaTGTGATTTGGCCAAAATGAAAGTAGGGTAAAAAATAGCCTCCGTCATTTATTCAagattcaaatcctaccattggcataTTAATAGGGCCCTCAAAAGAAAAAGCACTGATGGATTGTCCAGGgacattcatattttattagaataataatggtctataagcagttaaatttatttcatgtttgtggcggtgcaaattttttaattcaatttgacTTTAACTAAAAAATGCATTGTAGCCAAGGGGAAGAATAATTGTGTTCTGATCATGAGGccatataaccagtgtaatttttctgacaaaacggttggtgaaatttttgaaatttttgtatttttgttaaagggtcaaagtaaatatttatgaaaattaaacgagccaaattaattttagttaaagtgttgggtaccaccttaattgacattgtaaaatatttcttttgttcataCACTTTAATGAAGTAAACAATTGTATGTCTGAAGTCTGTTACACATTCTTCATGAGCTATTTTTAAAGTCTGTTACATAAATTGCATGAGCTTTTTCTGAAGTCTGTTATACATTCTTCATGAGCTATTTTTAAAGTCTGTTACATAAATTGCATGAGCTTTTTCTGAAGTCTGTTATACATTCTTCATGAGCTATTTTTAAAGTCTGTTACATAAATTGCATGAGCTTTTTCTGAAGTCTGTTATACATTCTTCATGAGCTATTTTTAAAGTCTGTTACATAAATTGCATAAGCTTTTTCTGAAGTCTGTTATACATTCTTCATGAGCTATTTTTAAAGTCTGTTACATAAATTGCATGAGCTTTTTCTGAAGTCTGTTATACATTCTTCATGAGCTATTTTTAAAGTCTGTTACATAAATTGCATGAGCTTTTTCTGAAGTCTGTTATACATTCTTCATGAGCTATTTTTAAAGTCTGTTACATAAATTGCATGAGCTTTTTCTGAAGTCTGTTATACATTCTTCATGAGCTATTTTTAAAGTCTGTTACATAAATTGCATGAGCTTTTTCTGAAGTCTGTTAAATATTTCATGAGCAACTTTACCTCTGTAACAGTTTTATGGAGAACAAAAATAAGTGATTCTAGTAAGCTTGTGCTTGATCtctcaaaaacatttttaggAATATGTGTggcattctgatattacataaaatatttgcaataaaatacCTGTATGACAGTCTCAATACATTAAGCTCCATGAAGGCTGCTTTTAACAATGACATTTGATCATCAATACATAGTGCTTTAAAACCTAAAAGAAAATTGTCATATTTATGTCgtttatttaacattaaaaagtctattttataataaatgcatACTCAGATCAGGGGAAATTGTGAATTGTGTTACCTTTTTTAATTGGtagagttatggttcttgtctcaaagaaagaaaaaaaaaaggtgcaTTCCAGCACTgtgaaagtgaaaaaaacattcaaattttataaatttgtggAGAATTGTCAGTTGTATGGTATTTAATGGAAACAGAACATGAGGAAATCATGAATTCACCTCCTACTGCAGAATCTTTGACATCCCTCAACACTCTGTCGCTCCCAAAGGTTGGTTGGTATGGCAATGAATGGCTTTCTACTTTACTTCTAAAAATCACAGAAGAAGCATGCACCACTAGgcttaaataattttcaattggatGTCATGCTTTTTCGTTCTTTACAAAACCTTTTAAGAACTGACCTGGAACTTTCTTGGCCCAGTCAATGATAAACTTTAACTCTGCATAACCATGCTGCATTATCTGATTGATGTCAATATATTCAGAATCCAAGTtacctgaaaataaaaacaaacacaatttaATAAATAGTTCTCAACAATGTTTGGCTAAATTTGGCCCAATGGTTtcaagagaagatttttgtaaaagttaaggACAACAGACACAAAGTGTTTAGAAAATCTCACTTAActtttcaggtcaggtgagctaaaaagacaagattccctatttccattcttaattttataaaatcactAAATGTTCATAGATTTGGAACAACTTGGGCATGTTGAACATTAactgatattaaaaataaactagataccaatgagatgggagccatctctgtggccccgctgtcaataatgtggggtaaataagttgtatggataatctgatatgaagcattatttgaagttattacatagtctcatgtgtgattttattctaagattttaagttaaaactgataaatattctcaacacactttcatagtataatagtgatatgactgcatgatgtgaactcattgttgactactctaaggtgacttctggatatatggattgatgtttgaacaatatgtttaaaggtgctgcccaattgatatttgtcacatacttttagaattatgccttcaatatattatgacccaccaagtttaaagtatgaaataataacggttctcgagaggtagagcAGACACAgtttgttaagaacaacgaacggatggGATGACCGAcggactgacctttgacctaggatgcatacattatgacacattctctggtgttggttaatatatatgttaagttgaaaatgtttgtcaggtataaagtatgaaataataacagctgtcctctcaaaatatagtgtggatcaaatttgttagcgatggacagaccaacagacagacagacagacctttgacctaggaagttgtacatacatcatgacacaccctctggtgttggtaaaaatggatgtcaagtataatatttgaaatcataacggttctcaagatatagagcagacacgatcttcaccacaggacatggggttgtcaactgaaaccaaagtttttttgaccttgacctttgacctaggaagttgtacatacatcatgacacaccctctggtgttggttaaaatggatgtcaagtataaactttaaaatcataacggttctcaagatattgagcggacacgatcttcaccacaggacacagggttgtcaactgaaaccaaagtttttttaccttgacctttgtgcccgctccatatctagagaaccattatgatttcatactttatactttacatgtttattaaccaccaccagagggggtgtcatgatgtatgtacaacttcctaggtcaaaggtcaaggtcaaaaaaactttggtttcagttgacaaccccaagtcctgtggtgaagatcatTTCCGCTCCAAaataattagatggcgtctagactcaaatacaccaaaaaaaagtgttacggacagacagactgatcactatagggggAACAGCCTAAGGCGGGGCCCTAATAACtcaattcattttattaaaggggcactagctgtcaaattcgtGTAAACCCATTCTAaacaaattctcatatttgatttataacaatgtaaaacatttatccaaactattaaaagtctaaataaaacaataaacaaagcaCTGGCTTCAAAGTACTTAATAGCTTTTTTTCTTGTGTATTTAGagtctagacgccatctaattattTATCGAGTTGACCTCTATAGTCATCCAATGACTATTTAAGCgatgtaaaacataaattaagatataaatagattaagcaacCACATGCTGTTGAATTATTCTAGGTCtaaatgtttattattgtttttacctGTATTAGAATGTTTAATTGTGGATCgaaatcagtcaatcaaatgattgacctttgtttcactttcaatgttggcATTCTCTTTCTTTGAATAACTATACACATACAATTCACATGTTATCCATCTCAAGCTTAGAGGTTATATTAAAGTTCACATGAAAACGGATTCAATGAggttgaattattcacttgcaagtgaataagtcataatcaatatttttttgcttattttgacaaaattgaaccctATTGGCtactaaaaatgaaatattctttcactatttgtatttcattactgattgagccaaaaaaataatatattaggTTTTccatatatctcgtagctagtgcccctttaaattATGGTAATATACTAAAATGAACTGAAGGAAGAAGAATTAGTGTGTCTGCAATATCTGACAcctattcatcatgttcataggTAAGgttaaccataaaaaaaaagaatttaatagGCTAATATCATGATAAATCAGCCATAACAATGACTACATATAGTATGCATTTACAAAGGCatacttttgtttaaaatttacataaaatcaacatttttgtacgaattcattatataattatacaaattcaagaaaaaaaatgtagatttcaatAAGATTTTGATATATTAAACATCGAACATAGAGTGCATTATCCgtagtttgtttgttataacACAAGAACTATTGATCATGTATATCTACATTGTAATTATATCAAAGAGCTGCCTCTTTGTTTCTGTGGTTTTATCGTGGAATTTCAAAAGACTTGGTCCATTTTCACAAAATtctctatttttgacatttataaCAGAAACCAGACCATTGCAGacagaaatttcaaatttaaagataaagtATCTGCATATAAGATAGAAAGAACTCAAGCATGTCTTCtactttcttaaaaataaaattttctataATAAGATTATGCAGTGCTGACTGATAAGCATATTTATGTCTCACATTTACGCCTTTTGGTCACATGCAGGACATAAACTTGGTGATAGATTTTGTCTCTGCTATAAAATACATGATAAAATACATGATAAACAGGTATCCATGTAGCAAACTGATACACaatataaattcagaaattaatgtgtttgttttattattgcgaaaaatgcggcATGTTTATATTcgcaataatcatgataatttaaacttgtatttagatattatttttatatgatttttttctcaatatttcaacaacaaaaatcgtATTTTTGtctcaaatgacaaaattgcaataataaatgtaggcaataatttctgaatttacattaaaactaaatttatgTTCACCAAGCAATATTATGCATGTAAACAAGTGCCAGAAGATTTCTTATCTTATTACCACTTTCAAATTTAGGGGTTAGATCAGGTTTAGCTTGTACCAGTCCTACAATTAGGTTATCTTCTTCTGGTTCTATACTCTCTGGTATAATGTTAATGGTACCATCTGGATTAATCAAACCTGGAATATCTTCTAATCGTTGTCTCTTGTTCCTGTTCTTACCACCAGGGGATCTGTCATCACGAACAGCTGTatacaaatttttcattttaacaacaaatttgTCAAAGAATTTCTATGAGAGATAAATACAAAACAGACAACATGGAGAAGTTGACAATAGACAAATTGTCAAAAATGTATTACTACAAACAGAATAAAATTAGATATATGTCCTGGCTTGCAACCTTCATAAGTAAAAAGCTtcataagtaaaaataaatgaaaaagtacagtatcaatttataaataattgtctAGCCAATAATGTGTTTATCTAACTTCTGTGGTCCAATTTAAGCAGAAATGGTGTGCTACTGTGTATGAATCACCTAAATGTCTcaattatagaatttttaaaagaaagcattgttttgaaaaatatttaatagaaCTTCCTACAGATTTAAGGAAATCTTTATGTAATTTTAGATGTGTTAATAATAAACTGCCAGTTGAAAAGGGCAGGTTTTGGGGAATAGCAAGAGATGATAGAATTTGTGATATTTGTGACTGTAACTCATTAggtgatgaatttcattatttattccAATGTTCTTATTTCAAAAACGAGAGGAAAATGTTATTGCCAAAAGAATTCACTACAAATCCAAATGTTGATAAATTTCATGCTTTGTTTAACTCAGAcaattataatgtaatattcaaagctgcaaaattttgtaaaatcataCTTTCTTTAGTAAAATGATTGTAGTtactgtttatataatatgttcgTCTTCCATATATTTGgaaatgtatatcatgtatatatgttaactTGTTCATTTAATCAacctattttgttatattgtgtTAAATTGTATTCAATTGTATTTGTTCACATACCCTGGTTAAGGGTCTtgagaaataaaaacttgaaactTGAAACTTGTGGTCACCATATCATGGTCACTAGTAAATGAATTTTTTACTTTCGTTTGTGGTTTGCtgtctctttttttattttattaaattttacaatgtCATCAAAACTCTCAACCATTACCTTGTTCATTTTTGTGTACTTAATATTGTATTgttacatttatacatatttcttacatttaaatttcttaaaccATAATACTGCAAGATTTATCTCCCCTCAAGGACACACATAGtataaaccaacttatttttgcaaCTTTCGTGGGTAGAAAACCAACGCAAATATAAATCGTtgcaaatatgtaaaacttggATCTTTCCATATTAAAGTACATCAAATAAATCAAgtaattgcaaaattaaatagccgcgaagtggtcTTCACAGtttaaaacgcgaaataaagtatccgcgaaaattagttggtttacagtaattgaACAGTATTCATATCATCATACCTTCTTTCTTCATACCAGCCTCCAAACATTTCTGAAATCGGCAAGCTTGACAGTTGTTACGTGTGAACTTGCTCACATTACAATTCCCTGATCCTTTACATGTGTATGACAAAAACTTTTGAACGGTTCTCTTGAAAAAGCCTTTACAACCTTCACAGGAGAATACAGAGTAGTGGTATCCTGATCCTTTATCTCCACACACCAGACATGGGGCTATAGGCTCTTGGAACTGTGAGCTCTGTCCAGAGTCTGAAGAATGGAGATCTACTGTTGTAGAAACCTTCAAAACAAGTtgcatacattgtacatagtTTACATAGTAGAAGAATCTATAGCTAGTAATCTTAATTCAAATTCAGTTTTCTAATCCCCTCATATTGTTCATTGCAATGGGCAGCCTCAGATCAGTGGCCAATGTCCTCATTGGTTTATCTACAGTAATCACCAGTCTGTCAACACTAAGATTGAGAGTTTGAACCCCGCTCATGGCAGGTGGGTTCGACACTCATCTTTATGGTCTTAATGGACTAAGATTACACATTATTTATCTTGCCAAAGGTTGTGGATCTCTCCAACTTCCTTTCCACAAGAAAACTGACCACTCCTATATAGTTCTGAAAATCGTGTTAAGCAATCAaacaatctttttaaaatatacattttgtacatgtaactcATACATTGTACTATGTTTGACTTTCTCACTATGCAGGCTATAACCAAATG
Protein-coding sequences here:
- the LOC134698852 gene encoding retinoic acid receptor RXR-alpha-B-like translates to MFSDEQSVAQDLYHTDMSSSTMGNSQMTASIIVQPSQLSATKMEQLSVSDMGDSHDNPGTLYIGEQMMGQQISPTPQVSTTVDLHSSDSGQSSQFQEPIAPCLVCGDKGSGYHYSVFSCEGCKGFFKRTVQKFLSYTCKGSGNCNVSKFTRNNCQACRFQKCLEAGMKKEAVRDDRSPGGKNRNKRQRLEDIPGLINPDGTINIIPESIEPEEDNLIVGLVQAKPDLTPKFESGNLDSEYIDINQIMQHGYAELKFIIDWAKKVPGFKALCIDDQMSLLKAAFMELNVLRLSYRSMETSNCIKFAEGLIVPTELAQGVGFGKELVNATTEFASRLKEIDIDLTEFCCLNAIVLTYPDAAGLKDKPKILAMQGKILESLRRYTATQYPNDPRRYSKILLRLPSLRSVSAKAAERFLSLSLDGSLQLNSLVLDMIT